In Nocardia higoensis, one genomic interval encodes:
- a CDS encoding DUF721 family protein has product MGEEPGNEPLRGIDLARRALEEARAAARANGKSVGQGRASPVRKLRARGGGRGWSGARPDDRDPQLLSQLATRIARSRGWDGKVAEGTVFGRWAGVVGEDIASHATPVSLQDGVLGIAAESTAWATQLRMLQPQILAKIAAAVGPGVVRQLKITGPTAPSWRKGERHIKGRGPRDTYG; this is encoded by the coding sequence ATGGGCGAAGAGCCGGGAAATGAACCGCTGCGCGGCATCGATCTGGCTCGTCGCGCGCTCGAAGAGGCCAGGGCGGCCGCCCGGGCCAACGGTAAGTCGGTCGGGCAGGGGCGTGCCTCTCCGGTCCGCAAACTGCGCGCCCGCGGGGGCGGGCGCGGCTGGTCCGGCGCCCGGCCCGACGACCGTGATCCCCAGCTGCTCTCCCAGTTGGCCACCCGCATCGCCAGAAGTCGCGGGTGGGACGGCAAGGTCGCCGAGGGCACGGTGTTCGGGCGGTGGGCCGGCGTGGTCGGCGAGGACATCGCCTCGCACGCGACCCCCGTCTCGTTGCAGGACGGAGTCCTCGGCATCGCCGCCGAATCGACCGCTTGGGCCACACAGCTGCGCATGCTGCAACCGCAGATCCTGGCGAAGATCGCGGCCGCGGTGGGGCCGGGTGTCGTTCGCCAGCTCAAGATCACCGGTCCGACCGCGCCGAGCTGGCGTAAGGGCGAGCGGCACATCAAGGGCAGGGGGCCACGGGACACCTACGGGTGA
- a CDS encoding alpha/beta fold hydrolase, with the protein MTGTAVDTVFTPRDRVHRDGVALAVFECGDPKGVPVLLIHGWPDTHLLWAEVAARLAPGLRVIAFDNRGAGDSSAPNSVADYRLEELADDVFAVLDAVAPGQRVHVLGHDWGSVLGWEVAADPRAPKRIASFTALSGPNLDFLGAYLRGPFSLARLRGTLEQGIASAYTVAFQIPGMSEPVLRLLARRWPKFLAYFDGLDADRVSPAPTLLVDMLTGLALYRANIRPRMRDPRPRPIEIPVQLLVASGDRAVRPVVNSEASRWVRDLTTTVFDARHWSPISHPEEVAGRFAAYVAARADEAHAVPAGDACAGSDGSDGQG; encoded by the coding sequence ATGACAGGAACAGCTGTGGACACCGTCTTCACTCCGCGGGATCGCGTGCATCGCGACGGGGTCGCTCTCGCTGTCTTCGAGTGCGGAGATCCGAAGGGTGTGCCGGTTCTGCTGATCCACGGCTGGCCGGACACCCATCTGCTGTGGGCCGAGGTGGCGGCCCGGCTCGCGCCGGGCTTGCGTGTCATCGCCTTCGACAATCGGGGAGCGGGCGACAGTAGCGCCCCGAACTCGGTCGCGGACTATCGACTCGAAGAACTCGCCGACGACGTGTTCGCGGTTCTCGATGCGGTCGCGCCCGGGCAGCGAGTGCATGTCCTGGGACACGACTGGGGATCGGTACTCGGTTGGGAGGTCGCCGCGGACCCGCGGGCTCCGAAGCGAATCGCCTCCTTCACCGCGCTGTCCGGGCCGAATCTCGATTTCCTCGGCGCGTACCTTCGCGGCCCGTTCTCGCTCGCACGGTTGCGAGGCACTCTGGAACAGGGGATCGCTTCGGCCTATACGGTCGCGTTCCAGATTCCGGGCATGTCGGAACCGGTGCTGCGACTGCTCGCCCGGCGCTGGCCGAAGTTCCTGGCCTACTTCGACGGCCTGGACGCGGATCGCGTCTCGCCCGCGCCGACGCTGCTTGTGGACATGCTCACCGGCCTCGCGCTCTACCGTGCGAATATCCGCCCGCGGATGCGTGATCCACGCCCGCGGCCGATCGAGATTCCGGTGCAACTGCTGGTCGCCTCCGGTGACCGCGCGGTCCGTCCGGTCGTCAACAGCGAGGCCTCGCGCTGGGTGCGTGACCTCACCACCACGGTGTTCGACGCGCGGCACTGGTCGCCGATCTCGCATCCGGAGGAAGTGGCGGGCCGCTTCGCCGCCTATGTCGCTGCCCGTGCCGACGAAGCGCATGCCGTCCCCGCCGGCGACGCCTGCGCCGGTTCCGACGGCTCAGACGGCCAGGGCTAG
- the gyrB gene encoding DNA topoisomerase (ATP-hydrolyzing) subunit B — MAAKHSNESGSSKKSGQNYGASSITVLEGLEAVRKRPGMYIGSTGERGLHHLIWEVVDNSVDEAMAGYATSVGVTLLADGGVEVVDDGRGIPVEMHAQGIPTVEVVMTQLHAGGKFDGESYAVSGGLHGVGISVVNALSSRVEVEIDVDGYHWSQTYKDSKPGKLVQGEPTKRTGTTVRFWADPEIFETTTFNFETVARRLQEMAFLNKGLTITLTDERVSDSDVTEDVVSETAEAPKPGETAEKPAEHKVKARTYHYPGGLEDFVRHINRTKQAIHNSVVGFTGKGTGHELEVAMQWNSGYSESVHTFANTINTHEGGTHEEGFRAALTTVVNKYARDKKLIKEKEGNLTGDDIREGLAAIVSVKIAEPQFEGQTKTKLGNTEVKSFVQRTCNEHLTHWFEANPADAKTIVQKAVSSAQARVAARKARELVRRKSATDLGGLPGKLADCRSKDPSKSEIYIVEGDSAGGSAKSGRDSMYQAILPLRGKIINVEKARIDKVLKNNEVQSIITAFGTGIHDEFDIAKLRYHKIVLMADADVDGQHISTLLLTLLFRFMRPLVEHGHVYLAQPPLYKLKWQRSEPEFAYSDRERDGLLERGLAAGKKINKDDGIQRYKGLGEMNPKELWETTMDPSVRVLRQVTLDDAAAADELFSVLMGEDVEARRSFITRNAKDVRFLDV; from the coding sequence GTGGCTGCCAAGCACTCCAACGAATCCGGCTCGAGCAAGAAGTCGGGCCAAAACTACGGTGCCTCCTCCATCACCGTCCTCGAAGGTCTCGAGGCGGTTCGCAAGCGCCCGGGCATGTACATCGGCTCCACCGGTGAGCGCGGTCTGCACCATCTGATCTGGGAAGTCGTCGACAACTCGGTCGACGAGGCGATGGCGGGATACGCGACCTCGGTCGGCGTCACCCTGCTCGCCGACGGCGGCGTGGAAGTCGTCGACGACGGCCGTGGCATCCCGGTGGAGATGCATGCCCAGGGCATCCCGACCGTCGAGGTCGTCATGACCCAGCTGCACGCGGGCGGCAAGTTCGACGGCGAGTCCTACGCCGTGTCCGGCGGTCTGCACGGCGTCGGTATCTCGGTGGTCAACGCGCTGTCCTCGCGCGTCGAGGTGGAAATCGACGTCGACGGGTACCACTGGTCCCAGACCTACAAGGACTCGAAGCCGGGCAAGCTGGTCCAGGGCGAGCCGACCAAGCGCACGGGCACCACCGTCCGGTTCTGGGCCGATCCGGAGATCTTCGAGACCACCACCTTCAATTTCGAGACGGTCGCGCGCCGTCTGCAGGAGATGGCGTTCCTGAACAAGGGCCTGACCATCACCCTGACCGACGAACGGGTCTCCGACTCCGACGTCACCGAGGACGTGGTCAGCGAGACCGCCGAGGCGCCCAAGCCGGGCGAGACCGCCGAGAAGCCGGCCGAGCACAAGGTCAAGGCCAGGACCTACCACTACCCGGGTGGTCTGGAGGACTTCGTCCGCCACATCAACCGCACCAAGCAGGCCATCCACAACTCCGTGGTGGGCTTCACCGGCAAGGGCACCGGTCACGAGCTCGAGGTCGCCATGCAGTGGAACTCGGGCTACTCCGAGTCCGTGCACACCTTCGCCAACACCATCAACACCCACGAGGGCGGCACCCATGAAGAGGGCTTCCGCGCCGCGCTGACCACCGTGGTGAACAAGTACGCCAGGGACAAGAAGCTCATCAAGGAGAAGGAAGGAAACCTCACCGGCGACGACATCCGCGAGGGTCTGGCCGCCATCGTGAGCGTGAAGATCGCCGAGCCGCAGTTCGAGGGCCAGACCAAGACCAAGCTCGGCAACACCGAGGTGAAGTCGTTCGTGCAGCGCACCTGCAATGAGCACCTCACGCACTGGTTCGAGGCCAACCCGGCCGACGCCAAGACCATCGTGCAGAAGGCGGTGTCCTCGGCGCAGGCCCGCGTGGCCGCCCGCAAGGCACGCGAGCTGGTGCGCCGCAAGTCCGCCACCGACCTCGGCGGTCTGCCCGGCAAGCTGGCCGACTGCCGTTCCAAGGATCCGAGCAAGTCCGAGATCTACATCGTGGAGGGCGACTCCGCCGGCGGCTCGGCCAAGTCCGGACGCGACTCGATGTACCAGGCGATCCTGCCGCTGCGCGGCAAGATCATCAATGTCGAGAAGGCGCGTATCGACAAGGTCCTCAAGAACAACGAGGTCCAGTCGATCATCACCGCCTTCGGCACCGGCATCCACGACGAGTTCGACATCGCCAAGCTGCGCTATCACAAGATCGTGCTGATGGCCGACGCCGACGTGGACGGCCAGCACATCTCGACCCTGTTGCTGACCCTGCTGTTCCGTTTCATGCGCCCGCTGGTCGAGCACGGTCACGTCTATCTGGCGCAGCCGCCGCTGTACAAGCTGAAGTGGCAGCGCAGCGAACCGGAGTTCGCCTACTCCGACCGCGAGCGCGACGGCCTGCTCGAACGCGGCCTGGCCGCGGGCAAGAAGATCAACAAGGACGACGGCATCCAGCGTTACAAGGGTCTGGGTGAGATGAATCCGAAGGAGCTGTGGGAAACCACCATGGACCCGAGTGTCCGGGTGCTTCGTCAAGTGACGCTGGACGACGCGGCCGCGGCCGACGAACTGTTCAGCGTGCTGATGGGCGAGGACGTGGAGGCCCGCCGCAGCTTCATCACCCGTAACGCCAAGGACGTCCGTTTCCTCGACGTGTGA
- the gyrA gene encoding DNA gyrase subunit A: MTDITLPPDGAGDRVEPVDIQLEMQNSYIDYAMSVIVGRALPEVRDGLKPVHRRILYAMHDNGYRPDRSYVKSARPVSDTMGNYHPHGDSAIYDTLVRMAQPWAMRYPLVDGQGNFGSRGNDGAAAMRYTECRLTPLAMELLREIDHETVDFIPNYDGKTQEPVVLPARVPALLMNGSNGIAVGMATNIPPHNLTELASAIYWALDNHDADEEATLAACMERIKGPDFPTSGLIVGTQGIHDAYTTGRGSIKMRGVVEIEEDNRGRTTIVITELPYQVNTDNFVNAIAEQVKDGRIAGIADIHDESSDRVGLRIVVTVKRDAVAKVVLNNLYKHTQLQTSFGANMLSIVGGVPRTLRLDQMIRYYVNHQLDVIIRRTKYLLRKAEERAHILRGLVKALDALDEVIALIRRSANTDTARTGLMQLLEIDEIQATAILDMQLRRLSALERQKIIEDLAKIEAEIADYKDILDKPERQRAIVRDELAEIVEKYGDERRTQIVSADGDVADEDLIAREDVVVTITETGYAKRTKTDLYRSQKRGGKGVQGAGLKQDDIVKHFFVTSTHDWLLFFTNKGRVYRAKAYELPEANRTARGQHVANLLAFQPDEKIAQIIQIRTYEDAPYLVLATRNGLVKKSRLSDFDSNRSGGIVAVNLRDNDELVGAVLCSAEDDLLLVSAQGQSIRFSATDEALRPMGRATSGVQGMRFNADDELLSLNVVREGTYLLVATSGGYAKRTAIEEYTAQGRGGKGVLTIQFDVRRGTLVGALIVDNDDELYAITSGGGVIRTAANQVRKAGRQTKGVRLMNLGEGDTLLAIARNADEPDVVDGGDDAGSSQQ; the protein is encoded by the coding sequence ATGACCGACATCACGCTGCCTCCGGACGGTGCGGGCGACCGCGTCGAACCGGTGGACATCCAGCTGGAGATGCAGAACAGCTATATCGATTACGCCATGAGCGTGATCGTGGGCCGCGCGTTGCCCGAGGTGCGCGACGGACTCAAGCCGGTGCATCGCCGCATCCTCTACGCCATGCACGACAACGGCTACCGACCCGATCGCAGCTACGTGAAGTCCGCGCGCCCGGTGTCGGACACCATGGGCAACTATCACCCGCACGGTGACTCGGCCATCTACGACACCCTGGTGCGTATGGCCCAGCCGTGGGCGATGCGGTACCCGCTGGTCGACGGCCAGGGCAACTTCGGCAGCCGGGGCAACGACGGCGCGGCCGCGATGCGCTACACGGAGTGCCGTCTGACGCCGCTGGCGATGGAGCTGCTGCGCGAAATCGACCACGAGACAGTCGATTTCATCCCCAACTACGACGGCAAGACGCAGGAGCCGGTGGTCCTGCCCGCCCGCGTGCCCGCCCTGCTGATGAACGGCAGCAACGGTATCGCCGTCGGCATGGCCACGAACATCCCGCCGCACAACCTCACCGAGCTGGCCTCTGCGATCTATTGGGCGCTGGACAACCACGACGCCGACGAGGAGGCCACCCTCGCCGCGTGCATGGAGCGGATCAAGGGCCCCGACTTCCCGACCTCGGGCCTGATCGTGGGCACCCAGGGGATCCACGACGCGTACACGACCGGGCGCGGCTCGATCAAGATGCGCGGCGTGGTGGAGATCGAAGAGGACAATCGCGGCCGCACCACGATCGTCATCACCGAGCTGCCCTACCAGGTCAACACCGACAACTTCGTCAACGCGATCGCCGAGCAGGTCAAGGACGGCCGCATCGCGGGCATCGCCGACATCCACGACGAGTCCTCCGACCGTGTGGGCCTGCGCATCGTGGTGACGGTCAAGCGCGACGCGGTCGCCAAGGTCGTGCTGAACAACCTGTACAAGCACACCCAGCTGCAGACCAGCTTCGGCGCGAACATGCTGTCCATCGTCGGCGGCGTGCCCCGCACGCTGCGGCTGGACCAGATGATCCGGTATTACGTCAATCATCAGCTCGACGTCATCATCCGGCGCACCAAGTACCTGCTGCGCAAGGCCGAGGAACGCGCCCACATCCTGCGCGGCCTGGTCAAAGCGCTCGACGCGCTCGACGAGGTCATCGCGCTGATCCGCCGCTCGGCCAACACCGACACCGCGCGCACCGGCCTGATGCAGCTGCTCGAGATCGACGAGATCCAGGCGACCGCGATCCTGGACATGCAGCTGCGTCGCCTCTCGGCGCTGGAGCGGCAGAAGATCATCGAGGATCTGGCCAAGATCGAAGCCGAGATCGCCGACTACAAGGACATTCTCGACAAGCCGGAGCGTCAGCGCGCGATCGTGCGCGACGAGTTGGCCGAGATCGTCGAGAAGTACGGCGACGAGCGACGCACCCAGATCGTCTCCGCCGACGGCGACGTCGCCGACGAGGATCTGATCGCCCGCGAGGACGTGGTCGTCACCATCACCGAGACGGGCTACGCCAAGCGCACCAAGACCGACCTCTACCGCTCGCAGAAGCGCGGCGGCAAGGGCGTGCAGGGCGCGGGTCTCAAGCAGGACGACATCGTCAAGCACTTCTTCGTGACCTCGACCCACGACTGGCTGCTGTTCTTCACCAACAAGGGCCGGGTGTACCGGGCCAAGGCCTACGAACTGCCCGAGGCCAACCGCACCGCGCGCGGTCAGCACGTGGCGAACCTGCTGGCCTTCCAGCCGGATGAGAAGATCGCCCAGATCATCCAGATCAGGACTTACGAGGACGCGCCGTACCTGGTGCTGGCCACCCGCAACGGCCTGGTCAAGAAGTCGCGGCTGTCGGACTTCGACTCCAACCGCAGCGGCGGCATCGTCGCGGTGAACCTGCGCGACAACGACGAGCTCGTCGGCGCGGTGCTCTGCTCGGCCGAGGACGACCTGCTGCTGGTCTCCGCGCAGGGCCAGTCGATCCGCTTCTCGGCCACCGATGAGGCGCTGCGTCCGATGGGGCGGGCGACCTCCGGTGTGCAGGGCATGCGGTTCAACGCCGATGACGAACTGCTCTCGCTGAACGTGGTCCGCGAAGGCACCTATCTGCTGGTCGCCACCTCCGGTGGCTACGCCAAGCGGACGGCCATCGAGGAGTACACCGCACAGGGCCGTGGCGGTAAAGGTGTGTTGACTATCCAGTTCGACGTCAGGCGTGGCACGCTGGTGGGCGCGCTCATCGTCGACAACGACGACGAGCTGTATGCCATCACTTCCGGCGGTGGCGTCATCAGGACGGCGGCGAACCAGGTCCGCAAGGCGGGTCGGCAGACCAAGGGCGTGCGATTGATGAACCTCGGCGAGGGCGATACCTTGCTTGCGATCGCGCGTAACGCCGACGAGCCCGATGTGGTCGACGGTGGCGATGACGCCGGTTCCTCTCAGCAGTAG
- a CDS encoding DUF3566 domain-containing protein, with product MTTPNQPNDGHQNNGVTERIAPSPIPPRPAPRPGSAESGPQGGNTPGGQSHEKPQQQGGFGAQQGGAQQSGKAAPDSKPGFDQETARIGGGSGEPKGGPEAGKDSAPAGGKPQNGQSQNGQPQNAPAPGAPGQGGPGQGPGGPQQGGPAQGAGGQNPGGQNQFQEGWSQLPQREPQSNLYRPGQSPVTGRPGSGGGLGGGLGSGGLGGASNARTTADLAAKAARKEAAMVKSVGIDGPTRSIARPELIKDMPDLSEIRHPLPPADKAAPGTSPQSPLPTAVPVAMAAAVSAGDPLRATVQIRRIDPWSTLKISLVISVALFFVWMLAVGLLYIVLEGMGVWERLNNTFTEMVSQDGGTSGLIDAGTVFGYAGVIGLINVVLFTALGTVGTFIYNQCCDLVGGIQVTLADPD from the coding sequence TTGACCACTCCGAATCAGCCGAATGACGGGCACCAGAACAACGGTGTGACCGAGCGGATCGCACCGTCCCCGATTCCGCCGCGGCCGGCTCCCCGGCCCGGCTCGGCCGAGTCCGGACCTCAGGGTGGGAACACCCCGGGCGGCCAGTCGCACGAAAAGCCCCAGCAGCAGGGCGGTTTCGGTGCGCAGCAAGGCGGTGCCCAGCAGTCCGGCAAGGCCGCGCCCGACAGCAAGCCCGGTTTCGATCAGGAGACCGCCCGGATCGGCGGGGGTTCCGGAGAGCCCAAGGGCGGACCCGAGGCGGGCAAGGACTCCGCGCCCGCCGGGGGCAAGCCGCAGAACGGACAGTCTCAGAACGGACAGCCGCAGAACGCCCCAGCGCCCGGCGCGCCCGGGCAGGGCGGTCCCGGCCAAGGGCCGGGCGGCCCGCAGCAGGGCGGTCCCGCTCAGGGGGCAGGCGGTCAGAATCCGGGTGGTCAGAATCAGTTCCAGGAGGGCTGGTCGCAGCTGCCGCAGCGGGAGCCGCAGTCGAACCTGTACCGGCCCGGACAGTCGCCGGTGACCGGTCGACCCGGCAGCGGCGGCGGGCTCGGCGGCGGTCTGGGCAGTGGCGGTCTGGGCGGCGCTTCCAACGCGCGTACCACCGCGGACCTCGCGGCCAAGGCGGCGCGTAAGGAGGCGGCGATGGTGAAGTCCGTCGGCATCGACGGACCGACCCGGAGCATCGCCCGCCCCGAACTGATCAAGGACATGCCCGATCTGTCCGAGATCCGCCACCCGCTGCCGCCCGCGGACAAGGCCGCCCCCGGCACGTCCCCGCAGTCACCGCTGCCGACCGCGGTGCCGGTGGCGATGGCCGCTGCCGTGTCCGCGGGCGACCCGCTGCGCGCCACCGTGCAGATCCGCCGCATCGACCCGTGGTCGACGTTGAAGATCTCGTTGGTGATCAGCGTGGCGCTGTTCTTCGTGTGGATGCTCGCGGTCGGTCTGCTCTACATCGTGCTCGAGGGCATGGGGGTGTGGGAGCGGCTGAACAACACCTTCACCGAGATGGTGTCGCAGGACGGCGGCACGTCCGGTCTCATCGACGCGGGCACGGTGTTCGGTTACGCGGGCGTCATCGGCCTGATCAATGTCGTGCTGTTCACCGCGCTCGGCACGGTCGGCACGTTCATCTACAACCAGTGCTGCGATCTGGTCGGCGGCATCCAGGTGACCCTGGCCGACCCGGACTAG
- a CDS encoding DLW-39 family protein produces the protein MKIVLTVGVVLAVLIGITKLRKREEADHWHEVTAR, from the coding sequence ATGAAGATTGTTCTCACGGTCGGCGTCGTTCTCGCCGTTCTGATCGGGATCACCAAACTCCGCAAGCGCGAAGAAGCCGATCACTGGCACGAGGTCACCGCTCGCTGA
- a CDS encoding winged helix-turn-helix transcriptional regulator, producing MTISRDTDHQVCGMSLAIDVVGGKWRMHLMWVLGAEPQRFGQIRRTLAGVSEKVLSENLRGLEAAGVVRREVYPEVPPRVEYSLTPLGEDLARALRPLEEWGDRNRGHLITIGD from the coding sequence ATGACCATTTCCCGTGATACAGATCACCAGGTGTGCGGTATGTCGCTGGCCATCGATGTGGTCGGCGGCAAATGGAGAATGCATCTGATGTGGGTCCTCGGCGCGGAGCCGCAGCGGTTCGGGCAGATCCGCCGAACCCTCGCCGGCGTCAGCGAGAAGGTGCTGAGTGAGAATCTGCGCGGACTGGAGGCCGCCGGGGTGGTCCGCCGCGAGGTGTATCCCGAGGTGCCGCCCCGGGTCGAGTACTCCCTGACTCCGCTCGGCGAGGATCTCGCCCGCGCACTGCGCCCACTGGAGGAATGGGGCGACCGGAACCGCGGCCACCTGATCACGATCGGTGATTGA
- a CDS encoding NAD(P)-dependent oxidoreductase, protein MDSGAETEYLDYRKREHMSAQHDRRSVGVIGLGPMGQAMVRAFLAAGIEVTVWNRSPEKVEAMVEAGAKRAATVGEALEAGAATVVSLTHYAAMYDVLGQALDRLPGKVIVNLSSDSPENAREGAAWVRSHGAEFLCGGFMSAGDNISHPASYIFYSGPREVFDAHADLLRPLSPQEYLGEDDGLAQVFYQALLIPFHPWMVALDQAFALIARSGHDIERFLPYAQRSSQAYPFFVSEYAAAAKAGGWGDRSAFLMMEAGAQHIIDASVEVGVDATLSRAAQDFWRRARSASEQAGRPVPVYELMSSGESPSATGR, encoded by the coding sequence ATCGATTCCGGCGCCGAAACCGAATATCTCGACTACCGGAAGAGAGAACACATGTCTGCGCAGCACGACAGACGATCCGTCGGTGTCATCGGACTGGGGCCGATGGGGCAGGCGATGGTACGAGCTTTCCTGGCCGCGGGGATCGAGGTCACCGTGTGGAACCGCAGCCCGGAGAAGGTCGAGGCCATGGTCGAAGCGGGCGCGAAGCGGGCCGCGACCGTGGGGGAGGCGCTGGAGGCCGGTGCGGCGACCGTCGTCAGTCTGACCCACTACGCGGCGATGTACGACGTGCTCGGTCAGGCGCTCGACCGGTTGCCGGGCAAGGTGATCGTGAATCTGTCCTCGGATTCGCCGGAGAATGCGCGCGAGGGAGCTGCCTGGGTGCGCTCGCACGGCGCGGAATTCCTCTGCGGAGGCTTCATGTCGGCGGGTGACAACATCTCTCATCCCGCCTCCTACATCTTCTACAGCGGGCCGCGCGAGGTCTTCGACGCCCACGCGGATCTGTTGCGGCCGTTGAGCCCGCAGGAGTATCTGGGCGAGGACGACGGTCTGGCCCAGGTCTTCTACCAGGCGTTGTTGATTCCGTTCCATCCGTGGATGGTCGCCCTCGACCAGGCATTCGCCCTGATCGCGCGATCAGGGCACGACATCGAACGATTCCTGCCCTACGCGCAGCGTTCCAGTCAGGCGTATCCGTTCTTCGTCTCCGAGTACGCGGCGGCGGCGAAGGCGGGCGGCTGGGGCGATCGCTCCGCCTTCCTCATGATGGAGGCCGGCGCGCAGCACATCATCGACGCGAGCGTCGAGGTCGGTGTGGACGCCACGCTTTCCCGTGCAGCCCAAGATTTCTGGCGACGGGCGCGCAGCGCGAGTGAACAGGCCGGACGGCCGGTGCCTGTCTACGAGCTGATGTCTTCCGGCGAATCACCGTCCGCGACCGGCAGGTGA
- a CDS encoding acyl-CoA dehydrogenase family protein — MSTVFDHLLTEEPGEPTPSMNEAWERYRVVSGRFPDAVDAAVAGGFAADRLGYAFLAGYQAAIVALLPDLPRDRAYALAATEQGGGHPAAIRTVVSERDGVWTVRGTKTFTTLAGLARGLVVVASQGTGRDGRNRLAAVLVDVTESAVTIADRPALAFAPEIPHAVVTFEDARATPLPGDGYTDVLKPFRTIEDIHVTAAALGWLARVGRQANWPPPVLQRLLGLVAALRGLGACPPLSSGVHVALAGVFDDVERLLADIEPLWSLVEDRTRARWERDRPLLGVAGRARDLRLATAWRAVGAAD, encoded by the coding sequence ATGAGCACAGTGTTCGACCATCTGCTGACCGAGGAGCCGGGCGAGCCGACGCCGTCGATGAACGAGGCGTGGGAGCGGTATCGCGTGGTGTCGGGACGGTTCCCGGACGCGGTGGATGCGGCGGTGGCCGGTGGTTTCGCGGCGGACCGGCTGGGTTATGCGTTCCTGGCCGGGTATCAGGCCGCGATCGTGGCGCTACTGCCGGACCTGCCGCGGGATCGGGCGTACGCGCTGGCGGCGACGGAGCAGGGCGGTGGACACCCGGCGGCGATCCGGACCGTTGTGAGCGAGCGGGACGGCGTGTGGACGGTCCGGGGGACCAAGACGTTCACGACGCTGGCCGGTCTGGCCCGCGGGTTGGTGGTGGTCGCGAGCCAGGGCACGGGGCGCGACGGTCGCAATCGGCTGGCGGCCGTGCTCGTGGATGTCACCGAATCCGCGGTGACGATCGCCGACCGGCCCGCGCTCGCTTTCGCACCCGAGATCCCGCACGCCGTGGTCACCTTCGAGGACGCGCGGGCGACGCCGCTGCCGGGCGACGGCTACACCGACGTGCTCAAACCGTTCCGCACGATCGAGGACATCCACGTGACCGCCGCGGCGCTGGGGTGGCTGGCGCGGGTCGGCAGGCAGGCGAACTGGCCACCGCCGGTGCTGCAACGGCTGCTCGGCCTCGTCGCGGCGCTGCGCGGGCTGGGCGCATGCCCACCCTTGTCGTCCGGTGTGCACGTCGCCCTCGCCGGCGTGTTCGACGATGTCGAACGGCTGCTCGCGGACATCGAACCGTTGTGGTCTCTGGTCGAGGACCGGACGCGGGCGCGCTGGGAGCGGGATCGTCCGCTGCTCGGCGTCGCCGGACGGGCGCGCGATCTGCGACTGGCAACCGCCTGGCGAGCGGTCGGGGCGGCGGACTGA
- a CDS encoding ATP-binding cassette domain-containing protein, whose protein sequence is MPDAIVAEGLVKRYGRLVALDGLDLRVPEGTVTALLGPNGAGKTTTVRVLTTLLIPDAGRATVAGIDVLRNPQALRSRIGASGQYSAVDEYLTGFENLEMVGRLYHLGVKRSKERARELLERFRLTDAADRPVRGYSGGMRRRLDLAGALVANPPVLFLDEPTTGLDPRARLDLWDVIEELVAGGTTLLLTTQYMDEADRLADAIAVIDHGTVIARGTADELKTMVGGDRIELTVESADVLPAAERVLKPLADGDIHLEPGLRRIIVPVSNGSQALVDAVGLLGGAGVQIHDVGLRRPSLDDVFLTLTGHEAEERPSGPGVSEATEGISR, encoded by the coding sequence ATGCCCGACGCAATAGTCGCCGAGGGGCTGGTCAAGCGTTACGGCCGTTTGGTCGCCCTCGACGGCCTCGACCTGAGGGTGCCGGAGGGCACCGTGACCGCCCTGCTCGGGCCCAACGGCGCGGGGAAGACCACCACCGTCCGCGTGCTCACCACGCTGCTCATCCCCGACGCGGGTCGCGCCACCGTCGCGGGTATCGACGTACTGCGTAATCCGCAGGCGCTGCGCTCCCGGATCGGTGCCTCCGGGCAGTACTCCGCGGTGGACGAATACCTCACCGGGTTCGAGAACCTGGAGATGGTGGGGCGGCTCTACCACCTGGGCGTCAAACGCAGCAAGGAACGCGCGCGCGAACTGCTGGAGCGGTTCCGGCTCACCGACGCCGCCGACCGACCGGTGCGCGGCTACTCCGGCGGTATGCGACGCAGGCTCGACCTGGCGGGCGCGCTGGTGGCCAACCCGCCGGTGCTCTTCCTCGACGAACCGACCACCGGCCTGGATCCGCGGGCGCGACTGGATCTGTGGGACGTGATCGAGGAACTGGTCGCGGGCGGCACCACGCTGCTGCTCACCACCCAGTACATGGACGAAGCCGATCGGCTGGCCGACGCCATCGCGGTGATCGACCACGGCACGGTCATCGCGCGCGGCACCGCGGACGAGCTCAAGACCATGGTCGGCGGCGACCGCATCGAACTGACCGTGGAATCGGCCGATGTGCTGCCCGCGGCCGAGCGCGTGCTGAAGCCGTTGGCAGACGGCGACATCCACCTCGAGCCGGGCCTGCGGCGCATCATCGTGCCGGTCAGCAACGGCTCGCAGGCGCTGGTCGACGCCGTCGGTCTGCTCGGCGGCGCGGGTGTGCAGATCCATGACGTCGGATTGCGCAGACCCTCGCTCGATGACGTATTCCTCACCCTCACCGGCCACGAGGCCGAAGAACGCCCGTCCGGTCCGGGCGTGAGCGAAGCGACGGAAGGGATCTCTCGATGA